A portion of the Paucilactobacillus hokkaidonensis JCM 18461 genome contains these proteins:
- a CDS encoding Vat family streptogramin A O-acetyltransferase, translated as MTFGPDPHQVYPNSNIKELVFIKNTITRPNIKIGDFTYYDDPVNPEGFEEHVTHHYEFLGDQLIIGKFCSIASGIEFIMNGANHVMKGISTYPFNILANGWENKTPELSDLPFKGNTVVGNDVWFGQNVTVLPGITIGDGAIIGANSVVTKDVAPYNIVGGNPAQMIKQRFSTNVIASLEKLAWWDRDISWINAHIGALMVGEISLEQIEALIAAK; from the coding sequence ATGACTTTTGGACCGGATCCACATCAAGTTTATCCTAATTCAAATATCAAAGAACTGGTGTTTATTAAAAATACCATTACACGACCGAATATTAAGATTGGTGATTTCACATATTATGATGATCCTGTCAATCCTGAAGGGTTTGAAGAACATGTAACACATCACTATGAGTTTCTGGGTGACCAACTAATAATTGGTAAATTTTGCTCAATTGCAAGTGGCATTGAATTTATAATGAACGGTGCCAATCACGTTATGAAGGGAATTTCCACCTATCCATTTAATATTTTGGCAAATGGTTGGGAAAATAAAACCCCGGAGCTTTCTGATTTACCGTTTAAAGGAAACACCGTCGTTGGTAATGATGTCTGGTTCGGTCAAAACGTGACGGTTTTACCAGGGATCACCATTGGCGATGGAGCGATTATCGGAGCCAATAGTGTGGTTACTAAGGATGTTGCGCCATACAATATTGTGGGTGGCAACCCAGCACAGATGATTAAGCAACGATTTTCAACTAATGTTATTGCCAGTCTTGAAAAGCTTGCGTGGTGGGACCGAGATATTAGTTGGATTAATGCCCATATTGGTGCCTTAATGGTCGGAGAAATTAGTCTGGAACAGATTGAGGCATTAATTGCGGCTAAGTAG
- a CDS encoding SDR family oxidoreductase, with product MSNRLDGKVAIVTGGTLGIGFAVAQKFVEEGAKVVITGRHADVGEKAAKQIGGSDVVTFVQHDASDEDGWTKLFDTTEKLYGPVSTLVNNAGVGLTGSIEETSTETWRKLMSINLDGVFFGTRLAIQRMKNKNLGASIINMSSIEGFVGDPDLGAYNASKGAVRIMSKSAAIDCALKDYGVRVNTVHPGYIKTPLVDNIPGAEAAMSERTKTPMGHLGEPNDIAYICIYLASNESKFATGSEFVVDGGYTAQ from the coding sequence ATGAGCAATCGTTTAGATGGAAAAGTTGCAATCGTTACTGGTGGTACTTTGGGAATTGGTTTTGCTGTAGCCCAAAAGTTTGTTGAAGAAGGCGCCAAGGTTGTCATTACCGGTCGTCATGCTGACGTTGGTGAAAAAGCTGCCAAGCAAATTGGTGGTTCAGACGTTGTCACATTTGTACAACATGATGCTTCCGATGAAGATGGTTGGACAAAATTATTTGATACAACTGAAAAACTATACGGCCCAGTTTCGACCCTTGTAAACAATGCTGGTGTTGGTTTAACCGGCTCGATTGAAGAAACTTCAACTGAAACATGGCGTAAACTGATGTCAATTAACTTGGATGGTGTCTTTTTCGGAACCAGACTTGCAATTCAACGGATGAAAAACAAGAACCTGGGTGCTTCAATTATTAACATGTCTTCTATTGAAGGTTTTGTTGGTGATCCGGACTTGGGTGCATATAATGCTTCTAAGGGTGCTGTTCGCATTATGTCTAAATCCGCAGCCATCGACTGTGCCCTTAAAGACTACGGCGTTCGAGTTAACACCGTTCATCCCGGTTATATCAAAACTCCATTAGTTGATAATATTCCCGGCGCTGAAGCAGCCATGTCAGAACGGACAAAAACACCAATGGGCCATCTCGGTGAACCAAATGACATTGCCTATATTTGCATCTACCTAGCTTCTAATGAATCTAAATTCGCTACTGGATCAGAATTCGTTGTTGACGGTGGATACACAGCTCAGTAA
- a CDS encoding Ldh family oxidoreductase, protein MKISSSAEATFLEQVFAKYDFSKEDSALLADTLVDADLRGISSHGIQRLAWYLNMIKEHIIEPKNKPIILKETPTSLLIDANQNMGHIASALAMKSLIEKTKKSVISVAVIRNSNHFGTAGYYSRMAAEAGLIGISNTNTRPLVVPTNSKDAFLGSNAFAFTFPADPHPFVFDGATSVVSGGKIQLLAKKGEQIPGEWAIDGDRGVVKDANAAEDILSKVAFTEEQPGGGVLTLGGNSEENSNYKGFGNSLVVELLTGILAQGSISADTNTGKHDFSQFFMAIDPSFFGDLEVLKGNVESMFDRIRNLDKLPGTQIMIPGDREYKRYDENKAHGVSIDDTTTKQLQDIATELNIQSPAAL, encoded by the coding sequence ATGAAAATTAGTTCATCAGCAGAAGCAACATTTTTAGAGCAGGTCTTTGCCAAATATGATTTTTCAAAGGAAGATAGTGCATTACTAGCAGATACATTAGTCGATGCCGACTTACGGGGAATTTCTTCTCATGGCATCCAGCGATTAGCTTGGTATCTCAATATGATTAAAGAACACATTATTGAACCCAAAAATAAACCAATCATATTAAAAGAAACACCCACTAGTTTATTGATTGATGCCAACCAAAACATGGGACACATTGCTTCGGCACTCGCAATGAAGAGTCTAATCGAAAAAACAAAGAAGTCAGTCATTTCCGTTGCCGTAATTCGTAATTCAAATCATTTCGGAACTGCTGGTTATTACTCACGAATGGCAGCCGAGGCCGGACTAATTGGGATTTCAAATACAAATACACGCCCACTTGTCGTTCCAACAAATTCTAAGGACGCATTCTTAGGTTCCAATGCATTTGCGTTCACCTTTCCAGCCGATCCACACCCATTCGTTTTTGATGGTGCCACTTCAGTTGTTTCTGGCGGTAAAATCCAGCTACTGGCTAAAAAGGGTGAACAAATTCCTGGTGAATGGGCCATTGATGGTGACCGTGGTGTTGTCAAAGATGCCAATGCAGCCGAAGATATTCTTTCCAAGGTTGCCTTTACAGAAGAACAACCTGGTGGTGGCGTTTTGACCCTGGGTGGCAATTCTGAAGAAAACTCCAATTACAAGGGTTTTGGTAACTCGTTAGTAGTTGAACTTTTAACTGGTATTTTAGCCCAAGGTTCCATTTCTGCCGACACAAACACTGGCAAACATGATTTTAGCCAGTTCTTTATGGCCATCGATCCATCTTTCTTTGGCGATCTGGAGGTTCTTAAGGGCAATGTCGAAAGTATGTTTGACCGCATTCGAAATCTAGACAAACTACCTGGCACCCAAATCATGATCCCCGGTGATCGAGAATACAAACGTTACGATGAAAATAAGGCGCACGGTGTTTCAATTGACGACACCACTACGAAGCAGCTACAAGATATTGCTACCGAATTAAATATTCAATCACCCGCCGCATTGTAG
- a CDS encoding uracil-DNA glycosylase family protein, whose amino-acid sequence MQTAAELFLAIQNDPQNKVFTQQKILPLYHVELDAEIMIISQAPSRKAQASMVFWDDPSGDRLRAWMGMTKEQFYHSGKIAVMPLDFYYPGKGPHGDLPPRKGFAEKWHESVLALMPNIRLTLLVGQYAQKYYLQKKQQKNLTETVRHYEDYLPTYFPLVHPSPLNYGWLKQHAWFEQTVVPALQTQVKQIMADK is encoded by the coding sequence ATGCAAACAGCAGCAGAGCTTTTTTTGGCAATTCAAAACGATCCACAAAATAAAGTATTTACCCAACAAAAAATTTTACCACTGTACCATGTTGAGCTTGATGCAGAAATTATGATAATCAGCCAAGCGCCTAGTCGAAAGGCACAAGCATCGATGGTGTTTTGGGATGACCCCAGTGGCGATCGGTTACGAGCATGGATGGGAATGACTAAAGAGCAGTTTTATCATTCCGGAAAAATAGCAGTAATGCCGCTAGATTTTTATTATCCGGGTAAGGGTCCACATGGTGATTTACCACCCCGAAAAGGATTCGCTGAAAAATGGCATGAGTCTGTTTTAGCACTCATGCCAAATATTCGGTTAACACTCTTGGTTGGCCAATATGCTCAAAAATATTATTTGCAAAAAAAACAGCAAAAAAATTTAACGGAAACGGTTCGCCATTATGAGGATTATTTACCCACCTACTTTCCGCTAGTCCATCCATCTCCATTAAACTATGGGTGGTTGAAACAACATGCTTGGTTTGAACAAACGGTTGTTCCAGCACTGCAAACGCAGGTTAAGCAAATCATGGCTGATAAATAA
- a CDS encoding aldo/keto reductase, protein MNIPTFKLNNGVEIPAVGFGVFQIENNGTKQAVLDAIDAGYRLIDTAQAYGNEKEVGEAIKESGVARDELFITTKVWVSSTGYDATKKEFQDALDRLKLDYLDMFLIHQPYGDVYGSWRAMEELQQAGKVRAIGISNFNADRFVDLAQHNEVIPQLNQIEINPWNQQKDELDWHKKVGIQPEAWAPFAEGKHDLFTNDVLTKIAKAHDKGVGQVVLRWLYQRGIVTLAKSVHENRMKENINIFDFELTTEEMNQIYALDMKESAFFDHRDPNMVVQLGGGARWSDK, encoded by the coding sequence ATGAATATTCCAACATTTAAATTGAACAATGGTGTCGAGATCCCAGCAGTGGGTTTTGGCGTTTTCCAAATTGAAAATAATGGGACAAAACAAGCAGTATTAGATGCAATTGATGCTGGGTATCGGTTAATTGATACCGCGCAAGCATATGGTAATGAAAAAGAAGTCGGTGAAGCAATCAAGGAATCTGGGGTTGCACGGGACGAACTATTTATTACCACTAAGGTTTGGGTGAGCTCAACTGGTTATGATGCTACTAAAAAAGAATTTCAAGACGCGTTAGATCGTCTTAAATTAGATTATCTGGATATGTTTTTAATTCATCAGCCTTATGGGGATGTTTATGGTTCTTGGCGGGCCATGGAAGAGCTCCAACAAGCGGGCAAAGTTCGGGCAATCGGAATTTCTAACTTCAATGCGGATCGATTTGTAGATTTAGCTCAACATAATGAGGTTATTCCGCAATTAAACCAGATTGAAATTAATCCATGGAATCAGCAAAAAGATGAACTGGATTGGCATAAAAAAGTTGGTATTCAGCCAGAAGCTTGGGCTCCATTTGCTGAGGGTAAGCATGATTTGTTTACAAATGATGTACTGACAAAGATTGCCAAAGCCCATGATAAAGGAGTTGGTCAGGTTGTACTGCGCTGGTTATATCAACGTGGCATTGTTACATTAGCCAAGTCAGTTCATGAAAATCGGATGAAAGAGAACATCAACATTTTTGATTTTGAATTGACCACCGAAGAAATGAATCAAATTTATGCTTTAGATATGAAAGAGTCTGCATTCTTTGACCACCGTGATCCTAACATGGTTGTACAACTGGGTGGCGGCGCTCGTTGGTCTGATAAATAA
- a CDS encoding NAD(P)H-binding protein has protein sequence MRVMILGAAGQIGKMVTNDLLAQTDFDLTLYGRNVSTRLADQASNRVTFIDGTFEELDKIKASLANVDAVYLSFVAGDDIIQPLVKILQAAGVKRFIAANIPDLYQEVTGKFQKWYRENTGIVWNTPYKKAADIIENSELDYIILRITWLYNQEGNTNVHITKKGEPFVEAQVTRQAVAQTVVDLLTGKLDYHRESLGLGEPGTQYSKPSFY, from the coding sequence ATGCGTGTGATGATATTAGGTGCTGCGGGTCAAATTGGTAAAATGGTTACTAATGATCTCTTGGCTCAGACTGATTTTGATTTAACACTGTATGGTCGAAATGTTTCTACGAGATTAGCTGATCAAGCTAGTAATCGAGTTACATTTATTGATGGTACGTTTGAGGAACTTGATAAAATTAAAGCTAGTTTAGCAAATGTTGACGCGGTCTATCTGAGTTTTGTGGCCGGTGATGACATTATTCAACCACTAGTTAAAATTTTACAAGCAGCGGGTGTTAAACGATTTATTGCGGCTAATATTCCTGATTTATATCAAGAAGTGACCGGTAAATTTCAGAAATGGTATCGAGAAAATACTGGGATTGTTTGGAATACGCCGTATAAAAAAGCGGCTGATATTATTGAAAATAGTGAACTTGATTATATTATTTTACGAATTACTTGGTTGTATAATCAGGAAGGTAATACCAATGTTCACATTACCAAAAAGGGTGAACCATTTGTGGAGGCACAGGTTACTCGACAAGCGGTAGCACAAACGGTAGTTGATTTACTGACTGGTAAACTTGATTATCATCGTGAAAGCTTAGGATTGGGTGAGCCTGGAACACAATATTCCAAACCGAGTTTTTACTAA
- a CDS encoding MFS transporter yields MVEILKQGSQWILLFATSMVSFMSTIDASIVNIAVPKMSRDLKVPMNEAEWIVSVYLVMICVLLIFFGKLSDQVGRIPIFQIGTLIFVAGSLFCGLSTNLTMIIISRVIQAVGASMTMATNFGIITEIFPFQRHGIALGVNSSFVQVGNIAGPGLGGLILATFNWHYIFFVNVPIGLIAFAFGHHIFPKDTQPRKPIVVDWLGYATYSMATVAFFVAIYWGQAIGFVQIRIMGLFAIAAGLLAVFIRHERQAKDPLINLKIFKSGGFSIGIITAMLVYSVGYFNNMIMPFYLQETLKLSSMTAGLILMSIPILNIFSAPVGGMIADHIGAEKISFLALFIFLIPELIFININVSWSIVWLIVGLAFFGIANGAFQNNPMIMGNAGKEYQGVAGSIAALARNFGMSIGLSLATSLLYFGISVKAGKHITAYPTAHPHWFIFGMHFTYWFALAMIIIAISLLGGLLLKQRLSAKQVKE; encoded by the coding sequence ATGGTGGAAATTTTGAAGCAAGGGTCGCAATGGATATTGTTATTTGCAACATCAATGGTTTCGTTCATGTCAACGATTGATGCAAGTATTGTCAATATTGCTGTACCTAAAATGTCACGCGATTTAAAGGTGCCGATGAATGAGGCAGAGTGGATCGTGTCTGTATATCTAGTCATGATTTGTGTGTTGCTGATTTTCTTTGGTAAGTTATCAGATCAGGTGGGAAGAATTCCAATTTTTCAAATTGGGACCCTTATTTTTGTGGCTGGGTCGCTGTTTTGTGGTTTAAGTACCAACTTAACTATGATTATTATTTCCCGGGTAATTCAAGCGGTTGGAGCGTCAATGACTATGGCAACCAATTTTGGGATTATCACCGAGATTTTTCCGTTTCAACGACATGGAATCGCGTTAGGGGTTAATAGTTCATTTGTTCAAGTTGGTAATATTGCTGGACCAGGATTAGGTGGTTTAATTTTGGCGACGTTCAACTGGCACTATATTTTCTTTGTGAATGTGCCAATCGGTTTAATTGCGTTTGCATTCGGTCATCATATCTTTCCAAAGGATACTCAGCCTCGTAAACCGATTGTGGTTGACTGGTTGGGATATGCGACTTATTCAATGGCAACAGTTGCTTTTTTTGTAGCAATCTATTGGGGTCAAGCGATCGGATTTGTCCAGATACGTATCATGGGGCTATTTGCAATAGCTGCTGGGTTATTGGCGGTCTTTATTAGGCATGAACGACAGGCTAAGGATCCATTAATTAATTTGAAGATTTTTAAAAGCGGTGGCTTTTCAATTGGAATCATTACTGCAATGTTGGTTTATTCAGTTGGTTATTTTAATAATATGATCATGCCTTTTTACCTGCAAGAGACACTGAAGTTATCTTCAATGACGGCTGGTTTAATTTTAATGTCGATTCCAATTTTAAATATTTTCAGTGCACCAGTAGGAGGGATGATTGCTGACCATATTGGAGCCGAAAAGATTTCTTTTCTAGCGTTATTTATTTTTCTAATTCCCGAATTAATATTTATTAATATAAATGTTTCTTGGTCAATTGTTTGGTTGATTGTTGGTTTGGCATTCTTTGGAATTGCCAATGGTGCTTTTCAAAATAATCCAATGATCATGGGTAATGCTGGAAAAGAATATCAAGGGGTTGCTGGTTCCATCGCTGCTTTGGCTCGTAATTTTGGAATGTCAATTGGTTTGTCATTGGCAACATCGCTGCTTTATTTTGGGATTAGTGTCAAGGCTGGAAAACACATCACGGCATATCCAACAGCACATCCACACTGGTTTATCTTTGGTATGCATTTCACCTATTGGTTTGCACTCGCAATGATTATTATCGCTATTAGTTTGCTAGGTGGTCTATTACTCAAACAACGATTAAGCGCAAAGCAAGTGAAAGAATAG
- a CDS encoding DUF2188 domain-containing protein gives MAWNMKDYPTSMKNMKQLERKKAIDIANALLADGYPYDRAIPIAMSQAEKWYANASEKEKREFVKEDNPSKNDQHDVNERSAKLINANEVVKHTDNGWAVMTEGAKKPSEIFDTKKEAVAAAKGIAKNKRSCVKEYRKDGSLID, from the coding sequence ATGGCATGGAACATGAAAGACTACCCAACCTCAATGAAGAATATGAAACAACTGGAACGAAAAAAGGCAATCGATATTGCCAATGCATTGCTTGCTGATGGTTACCCATATGATCGGGCAATTCCAATTGCAATGAGTCAAGCCGAAAAATGGTATGCTAACGCCAGCGAAAAAGAAAAACGCGAATTCGTTAAAGAGGACAATCCTAGCAAAAACGATCAGCATGATGTCAACGAGCGGAGTGCAAAGTTAATTAATGCCAATGAAGTCGTGAAACATACTGACAATGGCTGGGCTGTGATGACAGAAGGTGCCAAAAAGCCTAGCGAAATTTTTGATACAAAAAAAGAAGCGGTGGCTGCTGCTAAAGGCATTGCTAAAAATAAAAGATCGTGCGTTAAAGAATATCGTAAAGATGGTAGTCTTATCGATTAA
- a CDS encoding helix-turn-helix domain-containing protein — translation MKIGYQIQTYREQHSLSQTQLADKLHISRQSISKWESGLALPTFANVVAISNLFNISIDDLVRGDMSLMNSLTAGNKEPLSRVFKIVVGGLVLGIIMYIILISLHVKVATFSDWTSLPVIVLFIGLLFTINWRQFNRSLSTKTVVLGIILLGLVLVPDIYENVSAALHGAMDEFQAGYNSF, via the coding sequence ATGAAAATTGGTTATCAGATTCAAACTTATCGGGAGCAACATAGCTTATCTCAAACCCAATTGGCAGACAAACTGCATATCTCACGTCAGTCCATCTCAAAATGGGAAAGCGGCTTAGCATTACCAACCTTTGCCAATGTCGTTGCCATCAGTAATTTATTCAATATTTCAATTGACGATCTGGTCCGTGGCGACATGTCCTTAATGAACAGCCTAACTGCAGGTAATAAGGAACCGCTTAGTCGCGTATTTAAAATTGTGGTCGGTGGTTTAGTCTTAGGAATTATAATGTATATTATTTTAATTAGTCTTCACGTTAAAGTTGCAACGTTCAGCGACTGGACAAGTCTACCCGTTATCGTATTATTTATTGGGCTATTATTTACCATCAACTGGCGCCAATTCAACCGTTCACTCTCAACTAAGACAGTGGTCTTAGGAATTATTCTACTCGGATTAGTCCTAGTACCAGATATTTATGAAAATGTATCTGCTGCTCTGCATGGCGCAATGGATGAGTTTCAAGCAGGTTATAATTCTTTTTGA
- a CDS encoding PadR family transcriptional regulator codes for MAQRNKLKFIILGLLSENELTGYDITKAFDSDIGEFWSANHSQIYPLLKRLEDNQLITHRLTITGEKLEKKSYSITDQGTNELHQWISEPTPALSATKDEFILKLYFIHKTDDARLKPMLTEQLNLHKNKLTHLQQQMKSKFHNQSDSNNFGHFLILQHAIQRETGYTNWLTETIQGLASN; via the coding sequence ATGGCACAGCGAAACAAACTAAAATTTATCATTCTTGGACTGTTAAGTGAGAATGAATTGACTGGGTACGATATCACAAAGGCTTTTGATTCTGATATTGGTGAATTCTGGTCGGCTAATCACAGCCAAATTTATCCTCTACTAAAGCGACTAGAAGATAACCAACTAATTACCCATCGTCTGACTATTACAGGAGAAAAACTCGAAAAAAAATCGTATTCAATCACTGATCAAGGAACCAATGAACTGCATCAATGGATTAGTGAACCCACCCCTGCATTGTCAGCAACCAAAGACGAATTTATTTTGAAATTGTACTTTATCCATAAGACTGATGATGCCCGATTAAAGCCAATGTTAACGGAACAACTTAACTTACATAAAAACAAGTTAACGCATCTGCAGCAGCAAATGAAGTCGAAGTTTCACAATCAAAGTGATTCAAATAATTTCGGGCATTTTCTAATATTACAACACGCAATTCAGCGTGAAACTGGTTATACAAACTGGCTAACAGAAACCATTCAAGGATTAGCATCTAACTAA
- a CDS encoding phenolic acid decarboxylase, with protein sequence MEKHFTTLDDFLGTHFIYTYDNGWEYEWYAKNDHTVDYRIHGGMVAGRWVTDQEADIVMLTAGIYKISWTEPTGTDVALDFLPNDHKVHGTIFFPKWVEEHPEITVTYQNEHIDLMETSREKYATYPKLVVPEFANITYMGEAGQDNEDVISEAPYEGMPDDIRSGKYFDEKYHRVNK encoded by the coding sequence ATAGAAAAACATTTTACAACACTTGACGATTTTTTAGGAACTCATTTCATTTACACGTATGACAATGGTTGGGAGTATGAATGGTACGCTAAAAACGATCATACTGTTGATTATCGAATTCATGGTGGCATGGTTGCTGGTCGTTGGGTGACTGATCAAGAAGCTGATATTGTCATGTTAACGGCAGGCATTTATAAAATTTCATGGACGGAGCCTACTGGTACTGATGTTGCACTTGACTTTTTACCAAATGATCATAAAGTCCATGGCACAATCTTTTTCCCAAAGTGGGTTGAAGAACATCCAGAAATTACAGTGACTTACCAAAATGAACATATTGATTTGATGGAAACTTCTCGTGAAAAGTACGCAACCTATCCTAAGTTAGTAGTTCCAGAATTTGCTAACATTACTTATATGGGCGAAGCTGGGCAAGATAACGAAGATGTAATCAGTGAAGCACCATATGAAGGGATGCCTGATGATATCCGTAGTGGTAAGTATTTTGATGAAAAATACCATCGAGTAAATAAATAA
- a CDS encoding MFS transporter produces METSTELLHTESTTIERDPVKTVIFASMIGTAVEFFDFYAYGTAAATYFPKIFFPSLTPTIAILLSLLTFGVAFVARPLGSFIFGHFGDKIGRKRTLVVSLSLMGGATVLIGFLPGFKTLGFTAVILLCLCRFVQGIGLGGEWSGAVLVATENAPENKRALYGSFPKLGAPLGFFLCNGLFFVLESFLTPSQMVSFGWRIPFLASAVMVIIGLWVRKRLQETPLFRMTQKEENVAKSPLKEVFKTSWKQILRGTFIVAVSYTFFFTLSTWSLTFATTNLGFSNREFLLLLMAAIVMFAAVILASSYLADYWGRKKILMTGTALIAIFAVIFPVFLTGQHNVPGVCAFLFIGFFLMGIIYGPIGAVLPELFSTKVRYSGSALAYNLSAIVGAAFAPTIATWLAANWGLHTVGLYLGIMAVVSFIALAFTKDTKNIDYTK; encoded by the coding sequence ATGGAAACATCGACAGAATTATTACATACAGAAAGCACCACAATTGAACGAGACCCGGTCAAAACAGTTATTTTTGCGTCAATGATTGGAACCGCGGTTGAGTTCTTTGATTTTTACGCATATGGAACCGCAGCAGCCACTTATTTTCCAAAGATTTTCTTCCCGTCCTTAACTCCAACCATTGCCATCTTATTAAGTCTATTAACTTTCGGAGTAGCATTTGTTGCCAGACCATTAGGATCATTTATATTTGGCCACTTTGGTGACAAGATTGGGCGAAAACGAACACTGGTTGTTTCATTAAGCCTAATGGGTGGTGCGACAGTATTAATTGGATTCTTGCCTGGATTTAAAACACTTGGCTTTACTGCAGTAATCCTGCTTTGTTTATGTCGCTTTGTTCAGGGAATTGGGTTAGGCGGTGAATGGTCAGGTGCAGTCTTAGTGGCCACTGAAAATGCTCCTGAAAACAAACGAGCTTTATATGGTTCATTTCCAAAGCTCGGCGCTCCCTTAGGATTTTTCTTATGTAACGGTCTCTTCTTTGTTCTGGAATCATTCTTAACACCATCTCAAATGGTAAGCTTTGGCTGGCGCATCCCATTTTTAGCTTCCGCTGTAATGGTAATTATCGGTTTATGGGTCCGCAAAAGGCTTCAAGAAACACCTTTATTTCGAATGACGCAAAAGGAGGAAAACGTAGCAAAGTCACCTCTTAAAGAAGTTTTCAAAACAAGCTGGAAACAAATCTTACGTGGTACTTTCATCGTTGCTGTTTCATATACTTTCTTCTTCACCCTCTCTACTTGGTCATTAACATTTGCCACCACAAATTTAGGCTTTAGTAATCGAGAATTTTTGCTACTCTTAATGGCCGCCATTGTGATGTTTGCCGCCGTTATTCTGGCTTCCTCTTACTTAGCAGACTACTGGGGGCGCAAAAAGATTCTAATGACAGGAACTGCTCTAATTGCAATATTTGCAGTCATCTTCCCTGTTTTCTTAACGGGACAGCATAATGTGCCAGGTGTCTGTGCATTTCTATTTATCGGCTTTTTCTTGATGGGAATTATTTACGGTCCAATTGGTGCAGTCCTACCAGAACTATTTTCTACTAAAGTACGTTATTCTGGTTCGGCGCTAGCCTATAATCTATCCGCCATCGTTGGAGCTGCGTTTGCTCCAACAATCGCAACTTGGTTAGCAGCAAACTGGGGCTTACATACTGTCGGATTGTATTTAGGCATCATGGCCGTTGTTTCATTTATTGCTTTGGCCTTTACCAAAGATACTAAAAATATCGATTACACTAAATAA